From one Lycium barbarum isolate Lr01 chromosome 6, ASM1917538v2, whole genome shotgun sequence genomic stretch:
- the LOC132598446 gene encoding uncharacterized protein LOC132598446 — protein MDNFSGFGLGKAFRKQRTDLYRRPPKESLSLLDSHDNSSISSTPPSDSLSKASSCDNADYGNISRTSYSNLSDTEQKDGQIDMSRSNEEDLTTSQIEDPKINGTVTCNNHSGPSGVASDGIGNDNKVKKVKLKVGGVTRTIHTSVAGSSSTKSSSSSDSPQTGQPKQNTGGHHSSYTGKAIGLRGIPWKDFGKTGFGIRRVDSSTDQLPGQIAHSKQFGKYEAAHKSKFLLKRHLSGETYDEDNEDDDDDEIRYLEKLRSSKYSAGYSVYEDDDDEIGCRKQRKISKVLSQSSSVYGADLSDYNSLKAVKGIKKSKSERASQDTNYEEEMVSDTELVPKRKKQLKEFTDISVDDRRKLAVTTRQRALQNGKDISSSAGLSAIEFPHGLPPAPPKKQKEKLSEVEQQLKKAEAAQRRRTQAEKAARESEAEAIRKILSQDSSRKKREDKLKKRREELAQERTATAAAVLSNAIRWVMGPSGTVVTFPDEMGLPSIFEPKACSYPPPREKCAGPSCMNTYKYRDSKSKLPLCSLQCYKAIREKIQPLSAC, from the exons ATGGATAACTTTAGTGGTTTTGGGTTGGGCAAAGCATTTAGGAAACAGAGGACTGATCTGTATCGACGGCCTCCAAAGGAGTCCCTGTCTCTTCTGGATTCTCATGATAATTCATCCATTTCTTCAACACCACCATCTGATAGTTTGAGCAAAGCATCAAGTTGTGACAATGCTGATTATGGTAATATTTCGAGAACATCATATAGTAACCTCAGTGATACTGAGCAAAAGGATGGTCAGATAGATATGAGTAGGTCTAACGAAGAAGACCTTACAACATCTCAGATAGAAGATCCCAAAATAAATGGAACTGTGACATGCAATAACCATTCTGGACCGTCAGGAGTAGCATCAGATGGAATTGGGAATGATAACAAAGTCAAGAAAGTGAAACTCAAAGTTGGTGGTGTTACAAGAACAATACACACTTCTGTTGCTGGGTCCTCTTCAACAAAGTCTTCATCCTCTTCAGATTCCCCCCAAACAGGGCAACCTAAG CAAAACACAGGTGGACATCATTCCTCTTATACTGGCAAGGCAATTGGCTTACGAGGTATCCCTTGGAAGGATTTTGGTAAAACTGGTTTTGGCATTAGGAGAGTGGATTCCTCGACGGATCAGTTACCTGGGCAGATTGCCCATTCCAAGCAATTTGGAAAATATGAGGCAGCTCATAAAAGCAAGTTTCTGCTTAAAAGACATTTATCAGGTGAAACATATGATGAAGACAATgaagatgacgatgatgatgagatCCGTTACCTGGAGAAGCTCAGGTCTTCCAAATACTCTGCTGGTTATAGTGTctatgaggatgatgatgatgaaattgGTTGCAGAAAACAGCGGAAGATATCAAAGGTGTTAAGTCAAAGTAGCAGTGTTTATGGCGCAGATCTGAGTGATTACAACTCGCTTAAAGCAGTTAAAGGGATTAAGAAATCCAAGTCCGAAAGAGCATCTCAGGATACCAACTACGAAGAAGAAATGGTTTCCGATACTGAGTTAGTACCCAAGAGGAAGAAACAACTAAAGGAATTCACTGATATCTCAGTAGATGATAGGAGAAAATTGGCTGTGACTACTCGCCAGCGTGCACTTCAAAATGGAAAAGATATTTCTTCCAGTGCAGGCTTGAGTGCAATTGAGTTCCCTCATGGACTTCCACCTGCACCACCTAAAA AACAAAAGGAGAAACTCTCTGAAGTGGAACAACAGTTGAAGAAAGCTGAGGCTGCGCAAAGACGCAGgacgcaagccgaaaaggctgctCGAGAGTCTGAG GCTGAAGCAATTAGGAAAATCCTCAGTCAAGATTCTAGTAGGAAAAAGCGAGAAGATAAACTTAAGAAGCGACGAGAGGAGTTAGCACAG GAGAGGACTGCAACAGCTGCTGCAGTTTTATCAAATGCTATCAGATGGGTCATGGGTCCTTCTGGAACTGTTGTGACATTTCCTGATGAGATGGGACTCCCAAGCATATTTGAACCTAAGGCTTGCAG CTATCCACCTCCTCGCGAGAAGTGTGCTGGTCCATCTTGTATGAATACATACAAATACAGAGACTCGAAATCAAAACTACCTCTCTGCAGTCTCCAGTGCTACAAGGCAATACGTGAGAAGATTCAACCTCTGAGTGCTTGTTGA
- the LOC132598447 gene encoding disease resistance protein RUN1-like isoform X1, with product MATELKSQVFLSFKGKDTGNTFADHLYEALLGAGFATFRSGDENEGREEIKLELQKGIKESGVSIIIFSNDYVSSSLCLDELVMILDCKRISRRAVLPIFYHVDPSDVRKQKGRIGEAFDRHESGNEWKAMVRKWREALKEVADLGGMVLQNQADGHESKFIQKILKVVENKLSRPVLYVCPHLIGIERRVEKINSWLEDGSIDVDTLVISGFGGIGKTTMAKYVYNLNFSKFDGSSFLSKIRENSTHRKGLVTLQRQFLSDICKRKQKPIFSVDEGMAEMRDAASCKRILLVLDDVDNRDQLDALLEMKDLLYPGSKVIVTTRNKRLLRPVDVHKLYEIEALNRDESVELLSWHAFGQHCPIKGFEVFSEQVAIHCGGLPLALEVLGATLAGRNMDIWRSTIQKLETIPNHQIIRKLTISYESLEDDHDKNLFLHLACFFVGEDRDLAIAILNRCNFYTVIGIENLIDRNFIKVSTSNRLIMHQMIRDMGRNIVRQESPAEPGKRSRLWRSKDSFNVLIQNRATQTIQGIILDMDMLMENDIVNSSFSAIDFKKHKAKNFLKYSNPERGQFKQKRFGFSPRHLADAKEVTNELILETDVFANMQKLRLLQFDHVELQGSFDVFPKRLRWLRWSELQLECVPIDFPLESLVVIELQRSSLRKIWHGVKFLKYLKIFDLSHSYELLRTPDFSGLPNLEKLILRYCTSLIELHETIGCLESLTLLNLKNCKNLQRLPDSICMLKCLETLNISGCSNLEYVPMDLDKMDSLRELNADEIAVHEMISTAEEVQPWYGFLRSWMWKGTICPKVSHISLPNSLVTLSLAKCNLSDDAFPVAFSSLSLLQNLDLSQNKFCSLPKGITYLTRLQKLEVESCGKLKSLLGLPSIEHLNVTNCRLLEKISYQSKSSRLKDLLVSNCVELVEIDGNFKLEPLRNTEAEMLCKLGLWNLAPMDNVMINLTSNILSYYRIHGKGWTPSRKTKKVVLQGLYQPGVFSTFLPGEHVPSWFSSKFTKESRTSFKVPTCNSRIEGLSFCIAYKRSTIGLSPSILRPPRLTPSPRIAQLPMRKAQGRPLRYRPVQNKPYESTFDCPCITVNNLTRSLKWSYQPLFYGVPEGKKGMTWLSHWKLENQLSSDDGIEVTVTSGDGITVMEFGIKILHGEEPKVLGEPSCEDASGERDIVNPFWDDVLGDTSSKNTCSVRLPPTYRSIRAAHEPFMEMALKRNMSDCN from the exons ATGGCTACTGAACTAAAGtctcaagtgttcttgagtttCAAAGGCAAAGACACTGGAAATACTTTTGCAGATCATCTCTATGAAGCTCTGCTGGGAGCAGGATTTGCAACATTTCGAAGTGGTGATGAAAATGAGGGAAGAGAAGAAATCAAGTTGGAATTGCAAAAGGGTATTAAAGAATCAGGGGTTTCAATTATAATCTTCTCAAATGATTATGTGTCTTCAAGTTTGTGTCTTGATGAGTTAGTAATGatcttggattgtaaaaggatatcaAGGCGTGCAGTTCTTCCCATATTTTACCATGTGGATCCTTCTGATGTTAGGAAACAAAAGGGGAGAATTGGTGAAGCATTTGATAGGCATGAAAGTGGAAATGAGTGGAAAGCTATGGTTAGAAAATGGAGGGAAGCACTCAAAGAAGTTGCAGATTTGGGAGGAATGGTCTTACAGAACCAAGCTGATGG ACATGAGTCCAAATTCATCCAGAAGATCCTTAAAGTGGTTGAGAATAAACTGAGCAGGCCAGTCCTGTATGTTTGCCCTCATCTGATAGGAATAGAGCGGCGTGTTGAAAAGATCAACTCATGGCTAGAGGATGGATCTATTGATGTTGACACTCTTGTTATTTCTGGCTTCGGTGGGATAGGCAAGACAACAATGGCAAAGTATGTGTATAATTTGAACTTCAGTAAGTTTGATGGTAGCAGCTTTTTGTCCAAGATTAGAGAAAATTCAACACACCGTAAAGGTTTAGTTACTCTTCAAAGGCAATTTCTTTCTGATATTTGCAAAAGAAAGCAGAAACCTATCTTTTCTGTGGACGAGGGAATGGCTGAGATGAGAGATGCTGCAAGTTGTAAAAGAATCCTTCTTGTTCTTGATGATGTAGATAACCGTGATCAATTGGATGCTTTACTGGAAATGAAGGACTTGTTATACCCCGGAAGTAAAGTCATTGTGACAACTAGGAACAAGAGATTGCTTAGGCCTGTTGATGTGCATAAGCTTTATGAGATTGAAGCTTTGAATAGAGACGAATCGGTTGAGCTCTTAAGTTGGCATGCATTTGGTCAACATTGTCCTATTAAAGGCTTTGAAGTGTTTTCTGAACAAGTAGCAATCCATTGTGGAGGGCTTCCATTAGCACTTGAAGTTCTAGGTGCTACTTTGGCAGGAAGAAACATGGATATTTGGAGAAGTACAATACAGAAACTGGAAACAATTCCGAATCATCAAATTATCAGGAAACTAACAATAAGTTACGAATCTCTGGAGGATGATCATGATAAAAATTTATTTCTCCACCTAGCTTGCTTTTTCGTTGGGGAGGACAGAGATCTAGCAATAGCTATTCTCAATAGGTGCAACTTTTACACTGTAATCGGAATTGAGAATCTCATTGACagaaattttataaaagttaGTACGTCTAACAGGTTGATTATGCATCAAATGATTCGAGATATGGGAAGAAACATTGTTCGTCAAGAATCACCAGCCGAGCCTGGGAAACGCTCTAGACTGTGGCGTTCGAAGGATTCCTTTAATGTCTTAATCCAGAACCGT GCCACTCAAACAATTCAGGGCATTATCCTCGACATGGATATGCTCATGGAGAATGACATAGTTAACTCAAGCTTTTCCGCCATTGATTTCAAGAAACACAAAGCAAAAAACTTTCTCAAATATTCTAATCCTGAGAGAGGTCAATTCAAACAGAAAAGGTTTGGTTTTTCTCCACGGCATTTGGCAGATGCCAAAGAAGTAACAAATGAGCTGATTTTGGAAACAGATGTATTTGCAAATATGCAAAAGTTAAGACTGCTCCAATTCGATCACGTTGAGCTTCAAGGATCTTTTGATGTTTTTCCTAAGAGATTAAGATGGTTGCGCTGGTCAGAGCTGCAACTAGAATGCGTGCCAATTGATTTTCCTCTAGAGAGCCTTGTAGTGATTGAATTACAACGTAGCAGCTTGAGGAAAATTTGGCATGGAGTCAAG TTCCTTAAATATCTGAAAATTTTCGATCTCAGCCATTCCTACGAGCTTCTAAGAACACCTGATTTTTCCGGACTCCCCAATCTTGAGAAATTGATCCTTCGATATTGTACAAGCTTGATTGAGCTTCATGAGACCATCGGATGTCTAGAATCACTTACTCTGTTGAACCTCAAAAATTGCAAAAATCTGCAGAGACTTCCAGATAGCATTTGCATGCTAAAATGTCTGGAGACACTAAATATCTCTGGTTGCTCAAATCTTGAATATGTACCGATGGATCTGGATAAAATGGATTCGCTGAGAGAGCTGAATGCTGATGAAATTGCAGTTCACGAAATGATTTCTACTGCAGAAGAGGTCCAACCATGGTATGGATTCCTTCGATCCTGGATGTGGAAGGGGACAATATGTCCTAAAGTTTCACATATTAGTTTACCTAATTCTTTGGTTACTTTGAGCCTTGCCAAATGCAATCTATCTGACGATGCTTTTCCAGTTGCTTTCAGTAGCCTCTCCTTATTGCAAAACTTAGATTTGAGCCAAAATAAATTTTGCAGTCTACCAAAGGGCATAACTTATCTTACTAGACTTCAGAAGCTAGAAGTGGAAAGCTGTGGAAAGCTCAAGTCGCTCTTAGGGCTTCCCAGTATAGAACATCTTAATGTTACTAACTGCAGGTTGTTAGAGAAAATATCATATCAATCTAAATCATCTagactgaaggatttgcttgtgTCAAATTGCGTTGAATTAGTTGAAATAGACGGAAATTTCAAGTTAGAACCCTTGAGAAATACTGAAGCAGAGATGCTTTGCAAGTTGGGCTTGTGGAACTTGGCTCCTATGGACAATGTCATGATCAATCTTACATCTAATATACTGAGTTACTACCGAATACACGGTAAAGGTTGGACTCCATCAAGGAAGACGAAGAAAGTTGTTCTTCAG GGACTGTACCAACCAGGTGTCTTTAGCACTTTTCTTCCAGGTGAACATGTTCCTTCTTGGTTTAGCTCAAAGTTTACAAAAGAATCACGCACATCCTTCAAAGTGCCTACCTGTAATTCCAGAATCGAAGGCTTGAGTTTTTGTATTGCGTACAAGCGTTCCACGATTGGGCTCTCACCAAGCATTCTCCGTCCCCCACGCCTAACTCCGTCTCCAAGAATAGCTCAACTTCCCATGCGCAAAGCTCAAGGAAGACCCCTTCGTTATCGGCCAGTGCAAAATAAACCATATGAATCAACTTTTGACTGCCCATGCATTACAGTTAATAACTTAACTCGGAGTTTGAAATGGTCTTACCAGCCCTTGTTCTACGGAGTTCCAGAAGGGAAGAAGGGAATGACGTGGTTAAGCCATTGGAAACTTGAGAATCAGTTGAGTAGTGATGATGGTATAGAGGTCACAGTTACCTCAGGAGATGGAATCACAGTTATGGAGTTTGGGATCAAAATTCTGCATGGTGAAGAGCCAAAAGTGCTAGGAGAACCAAGCTGCGAAGATGCAAGTGGAGAGAGAGATATTGTTAATCCATTCTGGGATGATGTTTTGGGAGATACTAGCTCGAAGAATACTTGTTCTGTTCGGCTTCCTCCTACTTATCGTTCCATACGTGCTGCTCATGAGCCCTTTATGGAGATGGCACTGAAGAGAAATATGTCGGACTGTAACTAG
- the LOC132598447 gene encoding disease resistance protein RUN1-like isoform X2 — translation MAKYVYNLNFSKFDGSSFLSKIRENSTHRKGLVTLQRQFLSDICKRKQKPIFSVDEGMAEMRDAASCKRILLVLDDVDNRDQLDALLEMKDLLYPGSKVIVTTRNKRLLRPVDVHKLYEIEALNRDESVELLSWHAFGQHCPIKGFEVFSEQVAIHCGGLPLALEVLGATLAGRNMDIWRSTIQKLETIPNHQIIRKLTISYESLEDDHDKNLFLHLACFFVGEDRDLAIAILNRCNFYTVIGIENLIDRNFIKVSTSNRLIMHQMIRDMGRNIVRQESPAEPGKRSRLWRSKDSFNVLIQNRATQTIQGIILDMDMLMENDIVNSSFSAIDFKKHKAKNFLKYSNPERGQFKQKRFGFSPRHLADAKEVTNELILETDVFANMQKLRLLQFDHVELQGSFDVFPKRLRWLRWSELQLECVPIDFPLESLVVIELQRSSLRKIWHGVKFLKYLKIFDLSHSYELLRTPDFSGLPNLEKLILRYCTSLIELHETIGCLESLTLLNLKNCKNLQRLPDSICMLKCLETLNISGCSNLEYVPMDLDKMDSLRELNADEIAVHEMISTAEEVQPWYGFLRSWMWKGTICPKVSHISLPNSLVTLSLAKCNLSDDAFPVAFSSLSLLQNLDLSQNKFCSLPKGITYLTRLQKLEVESCGKLKSLLGLPSIEHLNVTNCRLLEKISYQSKSSRLKDLLVSNCVELVEIDGNFKLEPLRNTEAEMLCKLGLWNLAPMDNVMINLTSNILSYYRIHGKGWTPSRKTKKVVLQGLYQPGVFSTFLPGEHVPSWFSSKFTKESRTSFKVPTCNSRIEGLSFCIAYKRSTIGLSPSILRPPRLTPSPRIAQLPMRKAQGRPLRYRPVQNKPYESTFDCPCITVNNLTRSLKWSYQPLFYGVPEGKKGMTWLSHWKLENQLSSDDGIEVTVTSGDGITVMEFGIKILHGEEPKVLGEPSCEDASGERDIVNPFWDDVLGDTSSKNTCSVRLPPTYRSIRAAHEPFMEMALKRNMSDCN, via the exons ATGGCAAAGTATGTGTATAATTTGAACTTCAGTAAGTTTGATGGTAGCAGCTTTTTGTCCAAGATTAGAGAAAATTCAACACACCGTAAAGGTTTAGTTACTCTTCAAAGGCAATTTCTTTCTGATATTTGCAAAAGAAAGCAGAAACCTATCTTTTCTGTGGACGAGGGAATGGCTGAGATGAGAGATGCTGCAAGTTGTAAAAGAATCCTTCTTGTTCTTGATGATGTAGATAACCGTGATCAATTGGATGCTTTACTGGAAATGAAGGACTTGTTATACCCCGGAAGTAAAGTCATTGTGACAACTAGGAACAAGAGATTGCTTAGGCCTGTTGATGTGCATAAGCTTTATGAGATTGAAGCTTTGAATAGAGACGAATCGGTTGAGCTCTTAAGTTGGCATGCATTTGGTCAACATTGTCCTATTAAAGGCTTTGAAGTGTTTTCTGAACAAGTAGCAATCCATTGTGGAGGGCTTCCATTAGCACTTGAAGTTCTAGGTGCTACTTTGGCAGGAAGAAACATGGATATTTGGAGAAGTACAATACAGAAACTGGAAACAATTCCGAATCATCAAATTATCAGGAAACTAACAATAAGTTACGAATCTCTGGAGGATGATCATGATAAAAATTTATTTCTCCACCTAGCTTGCTTTTTCGTTGGGGAGGACAGAGATCTAGCAATAGCTATTCTCAATAGGTGCAACTTTTACACTGTAATCGGAATTGAGAATCTCATTGACagaaattttataaaagttaGTACGTCTAACAGGTTGATTATGCATCAAATGATTCGAGATATGGGAAGAAACATTGTTCGTCAAGAATCACCAGCCGAGCCTGGGAAACGCTCTAGACTGTGGCGTTCGAAGGATTCCTTTAATGTCTTAATCCAGAACCGT GCCACTCAAACAATTCAGGGCATTATCCTCGACATGGATATGCTCATGGAGAATGACATAGTTAACTCAAGCTTTTCCGCCATTGATTTCAAGAAACACAAAGCAAAAAACTTTCTCAAATATTCTAATCCTGAGAGAGGTCAATTCAAACAGAAAAGGTTTGGTTTTTCTCCACGGCATTTGGCAGATGCCAAAGAAGTAACAAATGAGCTGATTTTGGAAACAGATGTATTTGCAAATATGCAAAAGTTAAGACTGCTCCAATTCGATCACGTTGAGCTTCAAGGATCTTTTGATGTTTTTCCTAAGAGATTAAGATGGTTGCGCTGGTCAGAGCTGCAACTAGAATGCGTGCCAATTGATTTTCCTCTAGAGAGCCTTGTAGTGATTGAATTACAACGTAGCAGCTTGAGGAAAATTTGGCATGGAGTCAAG TTCCTTAAATATCTGAAAATTTTCGATCTCAGCCATTCCTACGAGCTTCTAAGAACACCTGATTTTTCCGGACTCCCCAATCTTGAGAAATTGATCCTTCGATATTGTACAAGCTTGATTGAGCTTCATGAGACCATCGGATGTCTAGAATCACTTACTCTGTTGAACCTCAAAAATTGCAAAAATCTGCAGAGACTTCCAGATAGCATTTGCATGCTAAAATGTCTGGAGACACTAAATATCTCTGGTTGCTCAAATCTTGAATATGTACCGATGGATCTGGATAAAATGGATTCGCTGAGAGAGCTGAATGCTGATGAAATTGCAGTTCACGAAATGATTTCTACTGCAGAAGAGGTCCAACCATGGTATGGATTCCTTCGATCCTGGATGTGGAAGGGGACAATATGTCCTAAAGTTTCACATATTAGTTTACCTAATTCTTTGGTTACTTTGAGCCTTGCCAAATGCAATCTATCTGACGATGCTTTTCCAGTTGCTTTCAGTAGCCTCTCCTTATTGCAAAACTTAGATTTGAGCCAAAATAAATTTTGCAGTCTACCAAAGGGCATAACTTATCTTACTAGACTTCAGAAGCTAGAAGTGGAAAGCTGTGGAAAGCTCAAGTCGCTCTTAGGGCTTCCCAGTATAGAACATCTTAATGTTACTAACTGCAGGTTGTTAGAGAAAATATCATATCAATCTAAATCATCTagactgaaggatttgcttgtgTCAAATTGCGTTGAATTAGTTGAAATAGACGGAAATTTCAAGTTAGAACCCTTGAGAAATACTGAAGCAGAGATGCTTTGCAAGTTGGGCTTGTGGAACTTGGCTCCTATGGACAATGTCATGATCAATCTTACATCTAATATACTGAGTTACTACCGAATACACGGTAAAGGTTGGACTCCATCAAGGAAGACGAAGAAAGTTGTTCTTCAG GGACTGTACCAACCAGGTGTCTTTAGCACTTTTCTTCCAGGTGAACATGTTCCTTCTTGGTTTAGCTCAAAGTTTACAAAAGAATCACGCACATCCTTCAAAGTGCCTACCTGTAATTCCAGAATCGAAGGCTTGAGTTTTTGTATTGCGTACAAGCGTTCCACGATTGGGCTCTCACCAAGCATTCTCCGTCCCCCACGCCTAACTCCGTCTCCAAGAATAGCTCAACTTCCCATGCGCAAAGCTCAAGGAAGACCCCTTCGTTATCGGCCAGTGCAAAATAAACCATATGAATCAACTTTTGACTGCCCATGCATTACAGTTAATAACTTAACTCGGAGTTTGAAATGGTCTTACCAGCCCTTGTTCTACGGAGTTCCAGAAGGGAAGAAGGGAATGACGTGGTTAAGCCATTGGAAACTTGAGAATCAGTTGAGTAGTGATGATGGTATAGAGGTCACAGTTACCTCAGGAGATGGAATCACAGTTATGGAGTTTGGGATCAAAATTCTGCATGGTGAAGAGCCAAAAGTGCTAGGAGAACCAAGCTGCGAAGATGCAAGTGGAGAGAGAGATATTGTTAATCCATTCTGGGATGATGTTTTGGGAGATACTAGCTCGAAGAATACTTGTTCTGTTCGGCTTCCTCCTACTTATCGTTCCATACGTGCTGCTCATGAGCCCTTTATGGAGATGGCACTGAAGAGAAATATGTCGGACTGTAACTAG
- the LOC132598448 gene encoding nucleolar protein 56-like — translation MTLYLLYESASGYGLFLAHGIDEIGQNTEAVRNSITDLVRFGKVVKIEAFNPFESALDALNQCNAVSEGRMTEELQNFLERSLPKVKEGKKAKFSLGVADSKLGSHIHEVTKIPCQCNGFVEEILRGVRSHFGKFIENLKPGDLEKAQLGLSHSYSRAKVKFNVNRVDNMVTQAIVLLDTLDKDINTFAMRVREWYSWHFPELVKIVNDNYLYARVVKFVDDKSQLSEDKISALTEIVGDEDKAKEIVEAAKASMGQDLSPVDMINVNLFAQRVMDLVEYRKNLYDYLVAKMNDIAPNLAALIGEVVGARLISHAGSLTNLAKCPSSTLQILGAEKALFRALKTKGNTPKYGLIFHSSFIGRASAKNKGRMARYLANKCSIASRLDCFLDNSTTTFGEKLREQVEERLDFYDKGVAPRKNLDVMKSAIETVQDKDTEMDVDETSAKKSKKKKSKVETVEYAQPMIEDTNGDASEEPKPEKKKKEKRKSEQEAEHEEDQTVDNANGVHEDGTAKKKKKKKKKEENGEELQAAVESKKKKKKSKVQDDE, via the exons ATGACGTTGTATCTATTGTACGAGTCGGCGTCTGGTTATGGGTTGTTCTTGGCTCATGGTATTGATGAAATTGGTCAGAACACTGAGGCTGTTAGGAACTCTATTACTGACCTTGTTCGCTTTGGCAAAGTAGTAAAGATTGAAGCTTTTAACCCTTTTGAATCTGCACTTGATGCTCTCAATCAATGCAACGCTGTTTCTGAag GCCGAATGACTGAGGAGCTACAGAACTTCTTGGAGCGTAGTCTCCCAAAAGTCAAGGAGGGTAAGAAAGCTAAGTTCAGTTTAGGAGTGGCAGATTCTAAGCTTGGGTCTCATATCCATGAAGTAACTAAGATTCCATGCCAATGTAACGGGTTTGTTGAAGAGATTTTGCGTGGAGTACGATCGCATTTTGGGAAGTTCATTGAAAACCTAAAG CCCGGTGATTTGGAGAAAGCCCAACTTGGTCTGAGTCACAGTTACAGCAGAGCAAAGGTCAAGTTCAATGTTAATCGTGTTGACAATATGGTTACTCAGGCAATTGTCCTACTTGATACTCTTGATAAAGATATAAATACCTTTGCCATGAGAGTCAG AGAATGGTACTCTTGGCATTTCCCGGAGTTGGTCAAGATTGTCAATGACAATTACCTATATGCCAGAGTTGTGAAATTTGTTGATGACAAATCCCAATTGTCTGAAGACAAAATTTCAGCACTGACCGAAATAGTTGGAGATGAAGATAAAGCAAAAGAAATTGTAGAAGCAGCAAAAGCATCCATGG GCCAGGATTTGTCGCCAGTTGACATGATTAATGTCAACCTATTTGCACAGAGGGTAATGGACCTTGTTGAATACAGGAAGAATCTTTATGATTATCTGGTTGCCAAAATGAACGACATAGCACCAAATTTGGCTGCTCTGATTGGTGAAGTTGTGGGTGCTCGCTTAATTTCTCATGCTGGCAGTCTCACAAATTTGGCAAAGTGCCCTTCTTCTACCCTTCAGATCCTTGGTGCTGAGAAGGCACTATTCAG GGCCTTGAAAACCAAAGGGAATACGCCAAAATATGGACTCATATTCCATTCTTCATTCATTGGCCGTGCCTCTGCAAAAAACAAAGGTCGAATGGCTCGTTATCTCGCAAACAAGTGTTCTATTGCTTCTCGTCTCGACTGTTTCTTAG ATAACAGTACTACTACTTTTGGAGAGAAACTCCGTGAACAAGTTGAGGAGCGCCTAGACTTTTATGACAAGGGGGTTGCACCACGAAAAAACCTAGATGTGATGAAATCTGCTATTGAAACAGTCCAAGACAAAG ACACAGAAATGGACGTCGATGAGACTTCCGCAAAGAAAAGCAAGAAAAAGAAATCCAAAGTTGAGACAGTGGAATATGCTCAACCCATGATTGAGGACACAAAtggcgatgcctccgaagaaccAAAGCccgaaaagaagaagaaggagaaacgGAAATCAGAACAGGAGGCAGAGCATGAAGAGGATCAGACTGTTGATAACGCAAATGGTGTGCATGAGGATGGAACagcgaagaagaagaagaaaaagaagaaaaaggaggaAAATGGAGAGGAACTCCAAGCTGCAGTTGAaagtaaaaagaagaaaaagaagtccAAAGTCCAAGATGATGAATAA